A portion of the bacterium genome contains these proteins:
- a CDS encoding DUF4097 family beta strand repeat-containing protein → MHRKVSILVVFTLLLTLAGSLWAKSTVKEKFHQEVSGAGIAEFHLSNVNGSVDMEASSSDMVIIDAFKEVKGPDEDECQKILKELTIDVKNSENRISVKTKQMKNLFRYNYSVTYKVKVPARMRLEVGTTNGNVTCIKNEGGADIESTNGTLEFIECKGELFGGTTNGNIDVRNCSGKVEAETTNGSVIVKGDIRSVKSSTTNGNVEIDCNPDANGKVIAETTNGSIELSLPKTASAHVTAETSNGKIDVDGFTLQLNKKRTSAIGTIGSGTGKIELETTNGGIDIIAK, encoded by the coding sequence ATGCACCGCAAAGTATCTATTTTAGTTGTGTTCACGTTATTGCTGACTTTAGCGGGTTCGCTTTGGGCGAAATCGACCGTAAAAGAGAAGTTCCATCAGGAAGTTAGCGGTGCCGGAATTGCCGAGTTCCATCTGAGTAATGTAAACGGTTCAGTCGATATGGAAGCCTCCTCGAGTGACATGGTCATCATTGACGCCTTTAAAGAAGTTAAAGGTCCCGATGAAGACGAATGTCAGAAAATCCTCAAAGAGTTGACAATCGATGTAAAGAACAGCGAAAACCGAATTTCTGTTAAGACCAAGCAAATGAAGAATTTGTTTCGTTATAACTACTCAGTAACTTACAAAGTCAAAGTACCTGCCCGAATGCGATTAGAAGTAGGAACTACCAACGGTAACGTAACGTGTATCAAGAATGAAGGCGGCGCAGACATCGAGTCGACGAATGGAACTCTTGAATTTATCGAATGTAAAGGCGAGTTGTTCGGTGGCACTACCAATGGCAACATCGATGTCCGCAATTGCTCCGGGAAGGTCGAAGCGGAAACGACGAATGGTTCGGTGATTGTCAAGGGTGACATTCGTAGTGTAAAATCTTCCACCACCAATGGCAACGTCGAAATCGACTGTAATCCGGATGCCAATGGGAAAGTGATTGCAGAGACGACAAACGGCAGCATTGAGCTGAGTTTACCAAAAACCGCTTCGGCGCATGTGACTGCCGAGACCTCGAATGGCAAAATTGATGTCGACGGCTTTACATTACAATTGAATAAGAAGCGAACATCTGCCATCGGAACGATTGGCTCTGGAACAGGCAAAATCGAATTGGAAACGACAAATGGTGGTATCGACATTATCGCCAAATAA
- a CDS encoding AAA family ATPase, which yields MDEVKALEQLAEANRNLKAEVGKVIIGQQEVVEGILISLLSRGHALLVGVPGLAKTLLVRTISRLLDLEFNRIQFTPDLMPSDITGSEILEEEHGTGKKHFRFIRGPIFAQIILADEINRTPPKTQAALLEAMQEHAVTTSGTTMQLKEPFFVLATQNPIEQEGTYPLPEAQLDRFLLMLRVGYPSFEEELRIVKANGVAALDSLQPILSGTTLIELQGLIRRIPVAENVVQYAVGLVRKTRPDESEVLPAVKPFIKWGAGPRASQGLIIAAKARAALAGKPTPEITDVKAIAPSVLRHRIVLTFNAEAEGKSTDDIVALLLNS from the coding sequence ATGGATGAAGTAAAAGCGCTCGAACAGCTCGCCGAGGCAAACCGCAACTTAAAAGCGGAAGTCGGAAAAGTGATCATCGGGCAACAGGAAGTCGTCGAAGGAATTCTGATTTCACTGCTTTCCCGAGGTCATGCTTTGTTGGTCGGAGTGCCGGGTCTCGCGAAAACATTGTTGGTTAGAACAATTAGCCGTTTACTCGATCTGGAGTTCAATCGCATCCAATTTACCCCAGATCTAATGCCTTCCGATATAACCGGTTCCGAAATCTTGGAAGAGGAACATGGTACCGGGAAAAAACACTTTCGGTTTATTCGAGGGCCAATCTTCGCTCAGATTATTCTCGCAGACGAGATCAATCGAACCCCCCCAAAAACACAAGCAGCTTTGTTGGAAGCGATGCAAGAGCATGCAGTAACCACTTCGGGAACGACGATGCAGTTAAAAGAGCCGTTCTTTGTTCTGGCGACGCAAAATCCTATTGAACAGGAAGGAACCTACCCATTACCTGAAGCGCAGTTAGACCGCTTCTTGTTGATGTTGCGAGTCGGATATCCCAGTTTTGAGGAGGAACTGCGCATCGTAAAAGCGAATGGTGTCGCCGCTCTCGATTCGCTGCAACCTATTCTTTCCGGAACAACTCTAATCGAGTTGCAAGGGCTCATTCGCAGAATTCCCGTCGCGGAAAATGTGGTGCAGTATGCCGTTGGTCTGGTTCGCAAAACCCGTCCCGACGAATCGGAAGTGCTGCCAGCCGTGAAACCGTTTATAAAATGGGGAGCTGGGCCACGAGCATCGCAGGGACTTATTATCGCTGCTAAAGCACGGGCGGCGTTGGCCGGGAAACCGACGCCGGAAATCACCGATGTAAAAGCGATTGCGCCTTCGGTATTGCGTCACCGTATCGTACTGACCTTCAATGCGGAAGCGGAAGGGAAGTCTACCGATGACATCGTTGCGTTGTTATTGAATTCCTGA